One Thamnophis elegans isolate rThaEle1 chromosome 2, rThaEle1.pri, whole genome shotgun sequence genomic window, CAGGCTCCAGGAGAAGAGACTcccaccaggggtggtatttacttaccttccctactgattTGCGAATGTGAGCGTGTGCGCGAACTCACTCCGCTCACCCATGCCACCTCCGTCCATGCGCTAAGCCTTCCACGTATGCGCTTTGGGCtaaaaaggggcctaaatgggatgccatagagctggggtgggtgggcggggccacccacaatttccgctaccagtttgggagaaccggtcagaactggtagaataccacctctgactcccACCCTTTGGAATTTCACACCCCTAGAAATGAGGTCTGTCCCCAGCCTCTTGGTCTTCTGTAAGGGCCTAAACTTGGCTCTGACAATTGGCATGGGACTCAGAGGGATGTTCCATTTCCAAAGATAGCTAGTCGATTAGATAAGATCCCACCTCACCCTAGTTAGGCACTGATCCTTTATTTAAGTTATTGTTGATGTTAACCGTATCTATTTGCTTTTCTAATTTACAACCCACCTTTCTTGGTACAACTTGAGAGTGAGTTAATTATTACTTAATTATGAGTCAATCAAAAGAATGACTCATCTGTGAATGTTTTGATTAAAGTCATGCCACAAAAGTCATCTTATTGTAATCTGAAATCTTATTTTAAGGATGCTGCATTGCATTTTCTACTGAACATCATTTCCAAGACGACCCCCATCCCGTTACAAAAGCATAACAATTTAAATCAAACAATGCAAATAAAGTACGCATTGCTAGCATTCATTACAAACCTTCAGGAAGCcataaatacaaattaaatacCAGCCATCTCATTAAAACCATACCTAATTTTGGAGCAAATACTCATCTACCTTTGTCTGGTGTTTTGTCTAAATCTTTTTCTAGCTTGTTCTTCCAAGCTAGAACCAACCACCAGgacaaaaaacaattttaaagtattttcagAATAAAAATGACCAAAAGAGGAATAATTAAAGGCCAACCCCTGATTGATTTCCGAGTGAATATGCCAACATTTTAAATGTAACAGAGCTTGTTAGTACAAAACAACACTGAACACGTACTATTGCCAAGAGATTCTTTGGAGTGGGATTGCTTGAAAAAGCTGACTTTTTACACCtctccagaccagtggtgggattcaaataatttaacaaccggttctctgccctaatgatttttttcaacaatcagttcaccaaacagctcagaaagttaacaactggttctccccaaATGATGGGGGTGCGAACTggctgtatcccaccactgccagagCCTCTACAGTAGCATATTTTTGTTGCATTGTTCAtctaaaaataatttctaaatacTTTCAAAGCAGTTAAATAGGATTACATCTTCCTTCCCCTGTCTTCATCACTTTCTATAGAGGGACGATTAGAGCACCCTGTCATATTGCATTACTGCCTGGTTTGGAAGCCTTACTGCTTCAGACAGGACGGtggtgcagagagtggtgaggatggcagaaacTATTATTGGCAGTTCACTTCTGTCTATCCAGGATATAGCATACAAGTGATGCTTGACCAGGGTCTGCAGGATTGTCCGGGCTGCTACACATTCTGTTCATGACCTGTTTTACTTGTTACCTTCTGGAAGGAGGATTCGTGGTATCtgaagcagaacatccagattcagtcacagttttgttccatatagtatcaaccttgtgaactctcaagctTTCTCTTTCCAATATGTATTCAAGATGGACAGTAATTCCACaccaccgtattttttggagtataagatgcacctttaccccccaaaagagggtgaaaatttgggtgtgcgttatacaccaaatgtagctccacctccctccccccaggcCAAAAATGCGAGGCATGGAGGcagtgatggtctgtggcaatccctgcagcctagaacaactgattgggggtattccggcagtccgattcacctgccaatcagctgtgctgaatcaggctgcaataagtgctgaagctgacctggctggtgaGAGTGCAGCAACAATCACTTTCAGAAATCACACACTAGTaactaattcagcaggattcaaaataataataatatacaatacaataccaaaagcaggtttcctaagatagcagtaaatacaagcaaaacacaaggagtttcactttcagttctcagctaagtcaggctccttcctgtttccttgttgctcacacagaaaATTCTCTTTCAGAGTctaaatagccctcattggctgacttagttgctatgcctagtCATTGGCTGACCGATGAACTCTCACACACTGATAGGAAGTTAGTCAGCTGAATATCATGGATGCGggtaggcagaatttttcttcttctctctctctctctctctcacacacacacacacacacagacacacacacacacacctatgtatatagcatgtgtatatgCATACGTAAGGGTACACTTTcaagagcaggcaacagaatttcatagTTAATGTGTGCCAGTTtaaccacagtaaaaaaaaatatatcaataaagGTTATCTACCTATTATTTCCCACAAAATCAAACCATTTGGTTTTAGCTCAACAAGACGCAGACTGTTTTACCAAGCCACttattgaaagaaaaacaagtgAGAAGATCTTGCATTTGAAGAGCAGCTTCCCAAATTCCCGAGACTGGAGgggaatggcttggtggatgGTGAAAACTTTCATGCTGTATCGTGACTAAGAGCAGGGGCCATCAGTTCCACTGATTCCCGCTCCACTGTTTTTTCAGGAGATGTTtgagaagtttttcttttcttcctctgaattCCTGAGATTAGGACAAGGAAAATGATGGATTAGTTTGATTTTGTTTGCGTTATCTAAAAATCCTCACTTTAACTGACCCGACTCATTGCTTAATCAAATCAATTAGAATGCCCTTGATGCTttggcatggtggcctagaggtggaggtctcacctcacaatccagaggctgtgagttcgatcatAGGTAAGGACAGGTATTTCTGTCTCTGAGGGCAATGAGGAATTATCTGCTATGAACACTGTGTAGACATCAGGAAGGGCATATGAACTTTAAATGCTCGAGCTTCGATCAGTCACCCCAACTCTACCCTGATTCAAGGGATTAGTgagtcattaaaagaaaaaaaacacgcTGCTTTGTATGACTGGATTTTATTTGAAAATTCATCAGCATTTGCAGAATGGAGTTTATTCATTGAGTAACAAATGCATGAAGtataataaatatctgggcaGGATCGGTAGCTCCATAGGGGCAAGGGTGCTATTTTCCAGAATACAATAACTTCTCAGGAGCGATGGGACAAACCAGAAAATCAGAAAGCAGCAGAGATAAGCTTCTGATCAGTTCAAGGACTCAACAGTAATCGATAGAACTAGACAGGGTATGtcttacccagtggtgggtttcaaatttttttagaacctcttctgtaggagtggcctgctttgtgggagtggcttgccagtcatgtaactgggtgggagtggcttgccagccatgtgactgagtgggagtggcttggcagtcatgtgactgggtgggcacggccaacttgtaaaatgtgatgaaactcacttaacaacgcttttgcttagcaaccaaaatgttggctcagaaactggcatttgaagcacgcaagtcttaaagctgtcaagttacaagacccttgcacccctaaccctttagaaaaaaaaccccaggggtgttcaaacttgacagctttaagacttgtggacttcaactcccagaattcctcctcttgctcttcatcttgatgatgtgcggacgggcggggggagggagctggaaccagttctaaatggcactgtagatttgtggaacctcttctatagaagaggttagaactggcaggaacccacccctggtcttacctaaggaagagaaggactggggggggagggcgttatcctattctctaaagcacctgagggtaggattacaaataatggatggaaacttttaAGGAGAGATCCAaggatgggattcagctggtacGTGCCGGTTCGGGCAAaatggatgttaattttacatctagtTCGGTGAACCAATAGTTCTAATGACTTTTTggccctgccccacccctcccaggagtccccatgtgccCTGTTCTGGCTCCCAGATAAGTGAAGGGAGGCCTCCTAAacccaaaatggggtgggggtggggtttgctcccctgtggcccatttttgctcccagctgcctgtcacacccctggccacgcccaccatggccacactcatCCAGCCAGTCaaagggcagagaaccggttgctaaattagttgaatcccaccactggagagatccaatctagaactaaggaggaatttcctgacagtgacagctattaatcagtggaatggttactcctagaagttgtgggtgctccatcactagaggttcttataagaagagtttggacagccatttctctggactggcatggggtctcctgcttgagcagggagttagactagaagacctccaacgctCATCCCAACTCTCTGATCCCGTATTCAGATAGGAAGGATAAGATGTAGCTGCTTTAAAAAGCTGATGaaacccttttttggggggggggggatggaattGTAAGGCCTGTTTTAACTCCCCCACGAATAGAGACAGTAGCCCTTGTAGGATGGCAACTAAAGGCAGGCTCATCTGAGAGAAAGTGTACCTACTGTTGAACTTAAGGGTTTCTCCCCACTTGATAGTTCAGGAAACCAAAAACTGCTAAGCAATTATGTGTTTGTCAGCCTTCCAAAATGCCATTGCCAGAGATCATTTCAAAAACAAAGGATATGTTGGTGGACACCAGCTGATTTTGAAATCTTTTGGTGCAGGCCCTTCTCCAGATCCTAAACCAGGATGATtgctggtagtcctcgacttacggccacagctgagcccaaactttccgttgctaagcaagacagtttccattgctaagcaaaacgtTCCATTGCTAAGGAAGTTTTGTCCCaatttaccatctttcttgccgccactgttaagcgaatcactgcagatattaagttagcaacatggtcgttaagtgaacctggcttccccattggctttgattGTCAGGAGACCGTAAAAGGTGACCGTATGACTCcatgacattgcaactgtcataaatacatgccagttagttgacaagtgtctggattttgatcacatgactatgggatcctgcaatagtcataagtgtgaaaagcggtcatcggtcactttttttccagtgccgttggaactttgaatggtcactaaatgagtgagttgtaagtcgaggactacttgtactctcTTCCAGTAGTAAATCAGACTTACTGATGCACACCACGAGTCCAACTGATGCCAGCAGGGAAGCAGTCAGAACTCCTCCCAGGATGGCGCCCACAGCGAAAGGGACTGCAAGGGGAAAAGAGAGCAGCAGGCTCAGAGCTTCTTATCAACTAAAATCTTCCTCCCCTTTGGTCTCTCAGATGTTGCTCAAGCTCCACAGAATGATCCGGGTTGATCTCTAAAAACCTCACTAAAGTTGGAACTGGGGAATTCCAATAGATCTCAAGGCCGGAGACGAGAAAAATCCTCAAGCCCTGAAAGCAACAGGAACTTGTCCAAGCTTGGGCCTCATTATTACTTGGATGGAAGGCCATCAGGAAATCCCAGGGCTGTAGGGGAAGCTCAACAAAAATCCTGCATGGTGATTGGGaaatctccccttcccttcctcatttACACGGAGGAGTCCAGGAAATCACCAAGAGTCAAGCTTGTTGGAGACTTTACCAATTAACTAATTTAGGAGCTGAACTAtaattcctccctccttcccatgcAGAAGTGTATTTCCTGCATTTTGCAGCAGCAAATGCACAAAACGTCACAGTTGACAGCACAGAATTTTAATTTCACAATGTAGAGatagatttaaccatagtttcaattggggaAAAAGTGACCctcctagaccaggggtcagcaactcacggctctggagccgcatgtggctctttcatccctctgctgcggctccctgtcaccggttggtgccacaattgatagggcttttggtaggacaggtagagaaaaaaggatgctgtgctaggaggagactctatggtagggggaggggggacgaccagacttccggtcagcagaggaaaaagaacgcTGTGCTAGGAAGaaactctatgatgggggaactggatttccggtcggctccagaattgaatggggggcttccattaaggacctttgtggctcgttgagtatttaaggttgccgacccctgtcctggaccaagccaagtccaacaAATGCCAGAGAATTTCTAGACGCCCAGCACTCTAAGAAATCAGCCATCCATAGATACATAGACATGAACAACATCTGTAGACTACAAAAGAGATAACAAAAAGACCCCAGGAtctctccaccagtaatcagcacccagatcagcatagattaaatccaagattaacatcagaccaacactCAAGTAAACaaaaccccaatcaagaaactgccgaagaagccaacagcaaacagcccaatcAAAAAATCCCTAAGACCACCACCACCATTGACAGGCGAGCCACTAGAacagagatggctaacctttttgtcttcacatgtgcccacacccacaatgcaatgcacacCCCCCCCCGCGCAtgaaaacatcccccccccctggcAGCCTACTCAGTCTCCTGCACTACGCCAGCATTTGTGTGTTTTCACACATACAggctgtttctggacttccggaacttccaggaggctcaTTTTATGctccccccaggctccggaggcttttcttgagcctccgggaagGCAACAACAATATCTCCTGAGCCTATGGAGGCTCTCCCTAaagcctcctggcaccaaaaatggAGGATGGGGTGTGTGTTGCCCCCTGTGCTTCCCTGCCCCCCACGCAttacccccatgcatgcacgcacaattcCCCCATGCATGTGTCTGTGCATATGTCTCTCAGCAAagccccaaaaatcagctggccagtgggaggtgtgcacacatgcgtggtggagctgacctgggcaacggctcatgtgccctcagagagggctaggtgggccacctgtggcacgtgtgccataggtttgccatcgtggcactagaatataaacggacagcaaactgcactccttaccagcactgatgatgttacctagtttgggtaatgaaacatctgcaagaaaacaagcaagctcagagagcaccaaggaccgctCACACAAAATTTCCACTAGGAGTCTAATCAAGACTGCTGGAGGCATCCCTCAACGTAGCCACTATTTATTCCCTGGGACAAGAATCACTGTCCAGATCTGGCCACCTTTTCTCTAAGGCCAGTAACCTCCTCTCCACTTCTGCCTCTCACCTGTCTTCTCCTTCCAGCCCACAAGCAGGGGCTCTGCAAGGCTGGCGTGCTCCACGTGGCACCGGTAGCGGTCCCTCTCCTTGGGATTGATCCGGATGCTGAGCCAGGCATGGTAGGTTCCGTCAGAATTGGGAGCGATGCTCTTCCAAAAGGTTTCCTCCTCCCAGATGAGCCCGTCCCTTCTCCACGTAGCGTTGATCTCCTTGGGGTAAAAACCAAAAGCTTGGCAGACCAACGTCTCCAGCAATCCGGACGGATCCATCGATCGTGTGACTTTCACTGTTGGGAGCTCTGCAAAGGAATGAAATGAAGGTGAGTCTACTTAGCGGTTCCTTTATGGAAAGTGGGAAGCTGGATTGGAAAGGATTCTGGGTAATTATTTGAGGGACCATCTCTCCCCATTTACACTAGCCTGTCCCATTAGATCCAGAAGAAAAGGTATGCTGTGGACACCAAAccggggtggctcagtggttagaatatagtattgcgggctaattcagctcactgccaggtgttcgatcctgaccaactcaaggttgagtcagccttccaaactctcaaggttggtaaaatgagggcccagattgttgggggcaataggctaattCTGTAAATTGcatagaaagggctgtaaagcagtatataagtctaagtgctattgctatctgccagGGAGTTACAATTGATGGGTCAggggaacaatttgccttcataagttgtgggtgctccattattgGAGATTTTtaggaagaggttggacaaccacttgtctggaataatagggtctcctgcttgagcagggagttggactagaagactttccatctctgttattctagtccCAGGTCACAGCCCTTCTCTGCCATGGTGCCCCCTTATCAAacattctctcccccctcccaaaataaTAGGTtaactgcaggggtgggttccagcagtcactactgtcGGTTCGCTCATGGGTGTGCCATGTGTGCGCTTAATGAGcaccatgtgtgcatgcgcaatgcaataaaaattgctctgcacatgcgcagaagcaaaaaacaagatggcagcgccataGGCGCTGCCCGGaggactggttcaggggcatggcaggcctgggtcactgctggttccagtgacccaggctgccaaaccactatcagttcggctgaaccagtccgaactggtaggaacccaccactggttaactCCCATCCTTTCTGAGATTCTGGAAATCCCTCGTGCTGGGTATGTCACCAGGTATAGAAATTAGACTTATTAAGACTTATTTAGAGTTTAGGGCATGGCTATCAAACTCCGGGCCCGTGGGCCGAATGCATcgtgtgctggccacacccacacatggtttagcaaaggaggaaaaagtcctgatatgtcacgtgacgctgctgtgatgatgtgagtttgacacccctggtttatggTCTTCACTGTTGAGATGAATatatttactctctctctctgcttgaggttggtatatttttaattttaatagccCGTCACTTtaaatgttgattttttaaattttttaaacatgttCTTTATATaggcaagtagtccttgattttatAACTTTCAAATCACCTGTTTTTCTCCGGTATGAGGAAATTGAACAAATTTCCTCTCTTGCTTTTCCCGCCCTCGACATTAGCCTTACCTTTCCTTGCAAACGTTTCTTTCCCATATCCCAGGAACTTCCGCAGGAGTCCGATGCAGATCTCCTCCAGGAAGAGCTTGTTTCTCCGGAGCCTGTCCAGGTCAGCCTCCCAGGTTCTCTTGATCAGCTGGGCCTCGCGATCGATTGCCGTCCAAGTGAGGGTCTCCTTGTCAAAGCTGAGGAAGTCCCTCCCGTCATAGCTGTACTGGTCATACCCTCTTTTGCTCCCGTCTTCCCTGAGCTCACAGCCGTACATTTTCTGCCAGGTGTGAAGCCCTGAAAACATCAAGGCCCAAATCACTATCAGGGAAAGTGATAGACACTACCAGGCCACGGCCCCATTTGGAACTAGGCCACGCATGTAATGGGCGAACACGCATGCGCCCAGCTCTACTTGTACAAGCGGCAGGCCCTTGCACACGAAGCTCCATTTACATGCGTGGCGGGCCCTCATGCACAAAGCTCCATTTATATGAGTGTAGCACTTGTGCCCACCACTTCCCCAAATGGAGTTGGAGGCGCCTGCCGCTCACATGGAACCATCCCCTCTTCCCCAACCCTCTGGTCCGAAAGGTTGGAGACCGTTGATGTACAACCAGCAGGTAAACTAGAGTGGCCTCCCATTATCCACTCACCCCCACTTTGGTTATACTGCTTCTTGAGGCTCTCCATATCCCTCCAAAGCCTCAGCTCATCGCTCCGGGCTCTCTCCGTGTTCCATTTCCAGAACTGGGGATCCtcttcctccactttcttcatccAGGGCAGTAGAGGTACAGCCCGCCTCGTCTTGCTGTTGTAGTGACCGCCGAGGTGGCCATTCAAGCAGCCCACGGCAGTGAACCAGGGGGTGTCCTGATTGGGTTCCCAAACTGCGGTGTAAAAATAGTGCAATGTGTGGGAGCGGGAATCTGGGAAAGACAGGGAGACAGAGTGACAAGGCTGTCAGAAATTGGGTCTGGCTCTGAAGGAAGTTAACACCCAAtgctctcctagaaaaatgaaatatcctgggaaatattgaaaaggcagaatattatcgtattttttggagtataagatgcacctttttccgtcaaaaaagagagtgaaaaactgggtgcgtcttatacactgaatacagcatttctggccttccgaaccccaccccctttgcaaaaatggccgtgcatagccgtGCATAGGCTTCCAAAGTgatcctgagggctggggagggtaaaaatgaatgaaaaatgggccaatttttgcttgcttttgtccccccaagcccccaggagcactctacaagcctcctaaaggctattcatgccccctttttttgacaaaaataggctggtttttgcccccccaggagcattgtacaagcctcctaaaggctatacatgctctttttttgacaaaaaaaattgggCCTATTTTCACgagaaacgggccatttttgggaggtctgcaaagggcaaattttttttaaaaaaagatttgcctcttcaaaatcttgctgcgtcttatactctggtgtgtcttatattctgaaaaatatggtatatttccctggatcagaaatggagaaacatgtttttaggcaggaaacagactcactcttaatagccctcacctttgtcaatgggccattaggggccctgagctagtctactctatataacaaagataggattagccttccacaaaaactcaccacatggcatctgggaactcaatcAAGCATGGGACTcaaaaagacacacaacctacaaagttagctaagacccccatcCCTGGGagtatgacaaccaatcagaattcatttcttagacaggaacaggaaacagagaggtggggccaaacagagagtattAAAAACCCAGGAAGTATCAGCaagcccttctttctcttttcttcttcacccaacatctggaagcctgtgatcccccttttctgttcaggaactcaagccatgtgatcctgtccaccattaaaccatcttttcaagcagcccccgtgtttccagtgtctttccccccacttggaactgagcccagaaggacatttcttccaacagctcaaAGCCATGTAAGGGACTCTCCTTTTTCTAGATCAGGGGCCTCCAAACTTGGCGAACTTTTAAGCCTTATGGACTTCAGCATgtctgcctgaggaattctgggagttgaagtccacaagtcttaaggttgctgTTCTAAATCATGTGGAATGGACAGCTCTATACTGAGAGACCTCCTTATCAAGCAGTGTGGAGAAAATAAATATGTagcaaataaaatggaggctgccctctttttcctctctgaCTTTTAAATGTGATCTGGGTCAGATCGGGCTCATCTCCTTGCCCGACCCAAATCGACCCTCTCTGCCACCAGACAAAGCCCCCTCCAATCCCATTTAAACCAAATAATACCAGCGACACTACCAGCTTACGATTTTTTTTTTAGGACCAGAAACTTTGTGGTTAAGACACACGgatgtaacattaaaaaaatcaccaTTTAGCAGTGGCAGCTCCAGCAGTCCGGTTGCCATTGTTGAACAAGGATCACATGGGTTGTTCAGTGAGTGCCTCATTGTGACCATGACTTTCGgcttcctgctggtttccccattgactttgcttgtgggaaaggTTGcaggttttgatcacatgactgtggagatgctgcactGGCTATAAGTATGAGATCCAGTTGCTAAGAGCTGTTTGAGTGAGTGGCTGTTAAAGGACTGTACATATGTTCAGCGCAAAGGCAGCCTAATAAAGGAACTGCTACATACAGTAACAATTTGGATGCTTTCAGTGTttttattgcttttgctattattgttttaaaatcctTTCAATATGCTTtcaataatagtttttttttaaaattgtaagttACCCAGAATATTGACTGAAATGGGCGGGCATAgaaattgaacaaacaaacaagctgAGAAACCCCAACCTTGCATCCTACACCCAGGACATGCTCCCATTGTCTCAACATTCCAGCTCCTTCTCCAGCACGGCTGAGGAGAGCATATCTTTCTCcatctgtcctggccactttttacagaggcatatttgagagcattttaacaaattgCATCACTGTGTGGTTTGGTAGCAGCAGTGCCTctgatagaaagtccatacagagagtggtgaggacagtcgagaagattataggaagc contains:
- the LOC116503400 gene encoding major histocompatibility complex class I-related gene protein-like; amino-acid sequence: MKVLPGLALVLTLVGCSDSRSHTLHYFYTAVWEPNQDTPWFTAVGCLNGHLGGHYNSKTRRAVPLLPWMKKVEEEDPQFWKWNTERARSDELRLWRDMESLKKQYNQSGGLHTWQKMYGCELREDGSKRGYDQYSYDGRDFLSFDKETLTWTAIDREAQLIKRTWEADLDRLRRNKLFLEEICIGLLRKFLGYGKETFARKELPTVKVTRSMDPSGLLETLVCQAFGFYPKEINATWRRDGLIWEEETFWKSIAPNSDGTYHAWLSIRINPKERDRYRCHVEHASLAEPLLVGWKEKTVPFAVGAILGGVLTASLLASVGLVVCIRIQRKKRKTSQTSPEKTVERESVELMAPALSHDTA